In a genomic window of Lycium ferocissimum isolate CSIRO_LF1 chromosome 9, AGI_CSIRO_Lferr_CH_V1, whole genome shotgun sequence:
- the LOC132029877 gene encoding uncharacterized protein LOC132029877 isoform X2, translated as MSTFPKWEVFTRLLLDVLDFKSDIRCLLLKIETYWNADVLQWLAGNSSKSLDIIAQYWQLVAHPSDPRSGDYGYSEEELQRFGANEGLKVYQALENAADRKLPIRLLQHSGVYPDYTEEPTNLASGRPNVKNVTLLLSDWWGSGVVHAKVWISDSRDVYIGSANNDWKSLTQVKEVGIYLTGCSEIAKKIEIYYNNLWKLAHLDVSAYTRSVWDQQWQIKRKVPCWSHFINHKERCRSPLPKYMEVAHVPGYPVLSDPYMSHISIETPGVNDSFSDPQPSYLSFAPPELLFGKYQTDEQAWVDTIKSVAKGGTVRINTMDWLGQSGYTKQTVYWPSLSSAISEVVFSKSAKVQILVAKWVHFIKNTDQYLKSLLYSNTLCSSSKYNHCSGKVEIKYYVVPGYNSTGPAAHNGTATGNKYPGFTRVNHGKYAVSDVRAHISTSNLVWDYFFTTAGVSFGTYQPAIVSQLQEIFDADWTSPYTVPVEPLEEGHACSS; from the exons ATGTCCACATTTCCAAAATGGGAAGTTTTCACAAGATTATTACTAGATGTTTTGGATTTTAAATCTGATATTAGATGTTTATTGTTGAAGATTGAAACATACTGGAATG CGGATGTTCTTCAATGGCTGGCTGGAAACTCTTCAAAGAGTTTGGACATAATTGCACAATATTGGCAATTAGTAGCACATCCCTCGGATCCTCGTTCAGGGGATTATGGATACTCAGAAGAGGAGTTGCAGAGATTTGGTGCTAACGAAGGGTTGAAAGTCTACCAGGCATTAGAAAATGCTGCAGATCGCAAACTTCCTATTAG ACTTTTACAGCATTCCGGAGTTTATCCCGATTACACGGAAGAACCAACCAACTTAGCATCAGGGAGACCAAATGTAAAGAATGTTACCTTGCTTCTAAGCGACTGGTGGGGATCAGGTGTAGTTCATGCTAAAGTTTGGATCTCAGACAGTAGAGATGTTTATATTGGGTCTGCAAACAATGATTGGAAATCACTTACTCAG GTAAAGGAAGTGGGGATATATCTCACTGGTTGCTCAGAAATAGCAAAAAAGATTGAAATCTACTATAACAACCTCTGGAAACTTGCGCACCTTGATGTTTCAGCTTACACAAGATCAGTTTGGGATCAGCAGTGGCAGATTAAACGCAAGGTTCCATGTTGGTCCCATTTTATAAATCATAAAGAAAGGTGCAG ATCACCACTTCCCAAATACATGGAAGTTGCTCACGTCCCTGGCTACCCTGTATTGTCAGACCCGTACATGTCTCACATTTCCATAGAGACACCTGGAGTCAATGATTCATTTTCCGATCCTCAACCCAGCTATCTCTCATTTGCTCCTCCTGAG CTCTTGTTTGGTAAGTACCAAACAGATGAACAGGCTTGGGTGGACACAATTAAATCAGTAGCTAAAGGAGGGACAGTCAGAATCAACACCATGGATTGGCTTGGTCAGTCAGGATACACAAAACAAACAGTTTATTGGCCATCACTTTCTTCAGCTATTTCAGAG GTTGTCTTCTCCAAGAGCGCAAAGGTTCAAATACTGGTCGCAAAGTGGGTTCATTTTATAAAAAACACAGATCAGTATCTAAAGTCCCTGCTTTACTCCAACACCCTATGCTCTTCTTCAAAGTACAACCACTGTTCTGGTAAAGTTGAGATCAAGTATTACGTTGTTCCAGGATACAATTCCACTGGACCTGCAGCACATAATGGTACTGCCACCGGTAACAAGTATCCTGGCTTTACACGGGTTAATCATGGTAAATATGCAGTTAGTGATGTGCGCGCACACATAAGCACCAGCAACCTGGTGTGGGACTACTTCTTCACCACAGCAGGTGTTAGCTTTGGGACATATCAACCTGCCATTGTTTCACAACTTCAAGAAATCTTCGATGCTGACTGGACTTCGCCATATACTGTGCCAGTTGAACCATTGGAGGAAGGTCATGCTTGTTCAAGctga
- the LOC132029879 gene encoding probable plastid-lipid-associated protein 10, chloroplastic isoform X2 codes for MISAGISSALCVRPIVSFSNTIRGVHNHGRVTCLATSMSSTSMTVARDAEKDLESRKYDLLNIIQDTQRGLVTTADQRSTIEEAMVVVEGFDAGKEIDLSKLDGTWRLQYTSAPDVVVLFESAARLPFLQVGQIFQKFECQNESGGGLVRNVIKWSVPRLLEENEGATLIVSAKFSCVSARNIYLKFEEISLQNINISDDLQAVIAPAFLPRSFLSLQILQFIRTFKAQVPVTSRPERQSVGGLYYLSYLDKNMLLGRAVGGGGVFIFTRAQALAC; via the exons ATGATTTCAG CAGGTATCAGTTCCGCCCTATGCGTGAGACCGATTGTCTCCTTTTCAAACACCATAAGAGGAGTACACAACCATGGAAGAGTTACTTGTTTGGCTACCTCCATGTCATCTACCTCTATGACTGTGGCAAGA GATGCTGAGAAAGATCTGGAAAGCCGAAAATACGACCTGCTTAATATCATCCAAGATACTCAACGAGGCCTAGTGACAACTGCTGATCAACGATCCACCATTGAGGAGGCTATG GTAGTGGTTGAAGGTTTCGATGCTGGCAAGGAAATTGACTTGAGTAAGTTGGACGGAACATGGCGGTTGCAGTATACATCTGCACCAGATGTGGTTGTTCTTTTTGAGTCTGCTGCTAGGCTTCCGTTCCTTCAG GTGGGTCAAATTTTCCAGAAATTTGAGTGCCAAAATGAATCCGGTGGAGGGTTGGTACGCAATGTAATCAAATGGAGTGTTCCACGCTTATTAGAG GAGAATGAAGGTGCTACACTGATAGTTTCTGCCAAATTTTCTTGTGTTTCTGCTCGTAACATCTACCTCAAGTTTGAGGAG ATAAGTCTTCAAAATATTAACATCAGTGATGATCTGCAAGCTGTAATAGCTCCAGCATTCCTGCCCAGGTCATTTTTAAGTTTACAG ATACTGCAGTTTATTCGGACTTTCAAAGCTCAAGTTCCAGTGACCAGTCGTCCAGAGAG GCAGTCTGTGGGGGGCCTCTATTACCTTTCTTATTTGGATAAGAATATGCTTTTAGGCCGCGCTGTTGGAGGCGGTGGGGTATTTATATTCACTAGAGCTCAAGCTCTTGCTTGCTAA
- the LOC132029877 gene encoding uncharacterized protein LOC132029877 isoform X1: MLKYIERLREGKMRHIITFLFFFLTTTPIITTGDESSKCKAWLVQSIPTDMPKLNRVPGVLSTADVLQWLAGNSSKSLDIIAQYWQLVAHPSDPRSGDYGYSEEELQRFGANEGLKVYQALENAADRKLPIRLLQHSGVYPDYTEEPTNLASGRPNVKNVTLLLSDWWGSGVVHAKVWISDSRDVYIGSANNDWKSLTQVKEVGIYLTGCSEIAKKIEIYYNNLWKLAHLDVSAYTRSVWDQQWQIKRKVPCWSHFINHKERCRSPLPKYMEVAHVPGYPVLSDPYMSHISIETPGVNDSFSDPQPSYLSFAPPELLFGKYQTDEQAWVDTIKSVAKGGTVRINTMDWLGQSGYTKQTVYWPSLSSAISEVVFSKSAKVQILVAKWVHFIKNTDQYLKSLLYSNTLCSSSKYNHCSGKVEIKYYVVPGYNSTGPAAHNGTATGNKYPGFTRVNHGKYAVSDVRAHISTSNLVWDYFFTTAGVSFGTYQPAIVSQLQEIFDADWTSPYTVPVEPLEEGHACSS; the protein is encoded by the exons ATGCTTAAATACATAGAAAGATTAAGGGAAGGAAAAATGAGACACATTAtcacttttctcttcttttttcttacaACAACACCAATTATTACAACAGGTGATGAGTCATCGAAATGCAAAGCATGGTTGGTTCAATCTATTCCCACTGACATGCCCAAACTTAATCGTGTTCCTGGCGTTCTTTCCACTG CGGATGTTCTTCAATGGCTGGCTGGAAACTCTTCAAAGAGTTTGGACATAATTGCACAATATTGGCAATTAGTAGCACATCCCTCGGATCCTCGTTCAGGGGATTATGGATACTCAGAAGAGGAGTTGCAGAGATTTGGTGCTAACGAAGGGTTGAAAGTCTACCAGGCATTAGAAAATGCTGCAGATCGCAAACTTCCTATTAG ACTTTTACAGCATTCCGGAGTTTATCCCGATTACACGGAAGAACCAACCAACTTAGCATCAGGGAGACCAAATGTAAAGAATGTTACCTTGCTTCTAAGCGACTGGTGGGGATCAGGTGTAGTTCATGCTAAAGTTTGGATCTCAGACAGTAGAGATGTTTATATTGGGTCTGCAAACAATGATTGGAAATCACTTACTCAG GTAAAGGAAGTGGGGATATATCTCACTGGTTGCTCAGAAATAGCAAAAAAGATTGAAATCTACTATAACAACCTCTGGAAACTTGCGCACCTTGATGTTTCAGCTTACACAAGATCAGTTTGGGATCAGCAGTGGCAGATTAAACGCAAGGTTCCATGTTGGTCCCATTTTATAAATCATAAAGAAAGGTGCAG ATCACCACTTCCCAAATACATGGAAGTTGCTCACGTCCCTGGCTACCCTGTATTGTCAGACCCGTACATGTCTCACATTTCCATAGAGACACCTGGAGTCAATGATTCATTTTCCGATCCTCAACCCAGCTATCTCTCATTTGCTCCTCCTGAG CTCTTGTTTGGTAAGTACCAAACAGATGAACAGGCTTGGGTGGACACAATTAAATCAGTAGCTAAAGGAGGGACAGTCAGAATCAACACCATGGATTGGCTTGGTCAGTCAGGATACACAAAACAAACAGTTTATTGGCCATCACTTTCTTCAGCTATTTCAGAG GTTGTCTTCTCCAAGAGCGCAAAGGTTCAAATACTGGTCGCAAAGTGGGTTCATTTTATAAAAAACACAGATCAGTATCTAAAGTCCCTGCTTTACTCCAACACCCTATGCTCTTCTTCAAAGTACAACCACTGTTCTGGTAAAGTTGAGATCAAGTATTACGTTGTTCCAGGATACAATTCCACTGGACCTGCAGCACATAATGGTACTGCCACCGGTAACAAGTATCCTGGCTTTACACGGGTTAATCATGGTAAATATGCAGTTAGTGATGTGCGCGCACACATAAGCACCAGCAACCTGGTGTGGGACTACTTCTTCACCACAGCAGGTGTTAGCTTTGGGACATATCAACCTGCCATTGTTTCACAACTTCAAGAAATCTTCGATGCTGACTGGACTTCGCCATATACTGTGCCAGTTGAACCATTGGAGGAAGGTCATGCTTGTTCAAGctga
- the LOC132029879 gene encoding probable plastid-lipid-associated protein 10, chloroplastic isoform X1, with protein MISGISSALCVRPIVSFSNTIRGVHNHGRVTCLATSMSSTSMTVARDAEKDLESRKYDLLNIIQDTQRGLVTTADQRSTIEEAMVVVEGFDAGKEIDLSKLDGTWRLQYTSAPDVVVLFESAARLPFLQVGQIFQKFECQNESGGGLVRNVIKWSVPRLLEENEGATLIVSAKFSCVSARNIYLKFEEISLQNINISDDLQAVIAPAFLPRSFLSLQILQFIRTFKAQVPVTSRPERYNVM; from the exons ATGATTTCAG GTATCAGTTCCGCCCTATGCGTGAGACCGATTGTCTCCTTTTCAAACACCATAAGAGGAGTACACAACCATGGAAGAGTTACTTGTTTGGCTACCTCCATGTCATCTACCTCTATGACTGTGGCAAGA GATGCTGAGAAAGATCTGGAAAGCCGAAAATACGACCTGCTTAATATCATCCAAGATACTCAACGAGGCCTAGTGACAACTGCTGATCAACGATCCACCATTGAGGAGGCTATG GTAGTGGTTGAAGGTTTCGATGCTGGCAAGGAAATTGACTTGAGTAAGTTGGACGGAACATGGCGGTTGCAGTATACATCTGCACCAGATGTGGTTGTTCTTTTTGAGTCTGCTGCTAGGCTTCCGTTCCTTCAG GTGGGTCAAATTTTCCAGAAATTTGAGTGCCAAAATGAATCCGGTGGAGGGTTGGTACGCAATGTAATCAAATGGAGTGTTCCACGCTTATTAGAG GAGAATGAAGGTGCTACACTGATAGTTTCTGCCAAATTTTCTTGTGTTTCTGCTCGTAACATCTACCTCAAGTTTGAGGAG ATAAGTCTTCAAAATATTAACATCAGTGATGATCTGCAAGCTGTAATAGCTCCAGCATTCCTGCCCAGGTCATTTTTAAGTTTACAG ATACTGCAGTTTATTCGGACTTTCAAAGCTCAAGTTCCAGTGACCAGTCGTCCAGAGAGGTATAACGTGATGTAA